Proteins found in one Triticum urartu cultivar G1812 chromosome 4, Tu2.1, whole genome shotgun sequence genomic segment:
- the LOC125552567 gene encoding probable N-acetyltransferase HLS1: protein MEDAEGKPRVIIREYSPSTDRAGTEAVDRECEVGQPGGMSLHADLLGDPVARIRNSPAYLMLVAETSAQPGRIVGLIRGTVKSVATGKSCPGAPAFASVGYILGLRVSPSHRRMGVALRLVGHLERWFALMGAEYAYMATDKSNEASVQLFTGRCGYSKFRTPSLLVHPVHAHRLRAPRRAAVLPLDARDAERLYRRRFGHVELFPADIGAVLGNRLSLGTFLAVVDDGFRWRGVEHFLASPPASWAVASLWDCGGVFRLEMRGASRLRRAAAAASRALDRAAKWMRVPSVPDFFRPFAGWFAYGLGGEGDEAALAAKALYVSFVNRARGRAAAVAVEVAALDPLRRRLPHWRSLSCAEDLWCMKRLGGGEPDADGWDWAKSAPGQSIFVDPREV, encoded by the exons ATGGAAGATGCGGAGGGGAAGCCGAGGGTAATCATCCGGGAGTACAGCCCGTCGACGGACCGCGCCGGCACCGAGGCCGTCGATCGCGAGTGCGAGGTCGGCCAGCCCGGCGGCATGTCGCTCCACGCCGACCTGCTCGGCGACCCCGTCGCCCGCATTCGCAACTCGCCGGCGTATCTCATGCTG GTAGCTGAGACGTCCGCCCAGCCCGGCCGCATCGTCGGGCTCATCCGCGGCACCGTCAAGTCCGTGGCCACGGGGAAGAGCTGCCCCGGCGCGCCCGCCTTCGCCAGCGTCGGCTACATTCTCGGCCTCCGCGTCTCACCTTCCCACAG GAGGATGGGCGTGGCGCTGCGGCTGGTAGGGCATCTGGAGCGGTGGTTCGCGCTGATGGGCGCCGAGTACGCGTACATGGCCACGGACAAGTCCAACGAGGCGTCTGTGCAGCTCTTCACCGGGCGGTGCGGTTACTCCAAGTTCCGCACGCCGTCGCTCCTCGTGCACCCCGTGCACGCGCACCGCCTCCGGGCGCCGCGCCGCGCGGCCGTCTTGCCCCTGGACGCGCGCGACGCCGAGCGGCTGTACCGCCGCCGGTTCGGCCACGTCGAGCTCTTCCCGGCCGACATCGGCGCCGTCCTCGGCAACAGGCTCTCGCTCGGCACGTTCCTGGCCGTCGTGGACGACGGTTTCAGGTGGCGCGGGGTGGAGCACTTCCTGGCCTCGCCGCCGGCGTCGTGGGCCGTGGCGAGCCTGTGGGACTGCGGCGGCGTGTTCCGGCTGGAGATGCGCGGGGCCTCGCGCCTCCGCCGCGCGGCAGCCGCCGCGAGCCGGGCGCTGGATCGCGCGGCCAAGTGGATGCGCGTGCCGTCCGTCCCGGACTTCTTCCGGCCGTTCGCGGGCTGGTTCGCGTACGGCCTGGGCGGCGAAGGCGACGAGGCAGCGCTGGCCGCGAAGGCGCTGTACGTGTCGTTCGTGAACAGGGCGCGCGGGAGGGCGGCGGCCGTGGCGGTGGAGGTGGCGGCGCTGGACCCGCTCCGGCGGCGGCTGCCGCACTGGCGCAGCCTGTCGTGCGCGGAGGACCTGTGGTGCATGAAGCGGCTGGGAGGCGGCGAGCCCGACGCGGACGGCTGGGATTGGGCCAAGTCGGCGCCCGGGCAGTCCATCTTCGTGGACCCCAGAGAGGTGTGA